DNA sequence from the Leptospira bouyouniensis genome:
AAGAATCAAATGGATGGCGAATGATTGGTGAGAGCGAGAACAAGGCTGCACATCAAACAACTTCAAAAAAAGCAGGTATGTCCAAAGAAGAGCATTCGCAAGCTACTGAAAAAGCCATGCAAAATGGGATTAAAATTCCTGTAAAAGTTTTACGAGAATACCCCACCCTTCTTGAAAAATATCCAAAATATAAGGAAAGAGTGAGTGCTATTGATTCTCTTTCTAAAGGGATGAAGAAAGGAGAGAAAATTGGTAATCAGTTGGAGAAGACCGCAAATACATTAAAACAAGGGAAAATTCCCGATGCAATCAAATCCATCGATTTAATCAAAACCAATCAGAATAGTTCCGAAAAAACCGGTAAAGCCAAAATCCAAGCTTCTGAAAAATTGAATAACCTAATGTCCTCCAAAGGTCAACTTAAAGGAGCAGTTAAAAAAATAAAATCGGAAGCCAAACTTAAACTCACTTCGAAAGAACAGAAAAGAGTGGATGACTTAGAGAACAAAAATCTTGCAACAGAAGCGATTATGGTTTATGCAAACAAACTAAAAAACAAAAAGTATTTGTTTGCACTAAAGGAAAACAGAAAAAAACATCTTAAACTCGGCCATCTTAGTAGCGAACTCAAGAAAGAAAGAGATGATATTTACCATGAAGTAATGCGAGAGTTCAAATCCGATTCGGAAAGACTAGGAAGCCTACATAAACTAAATGATTTAACCGATTCGCAGATTTACGAAAACGTAAGAGATGCTTCGTTGAGAAATCCGGATGATTTAAAACACAATGTAGGGTTCATGGATATCCAAATTGCCAGTGCCAAAAAAATTGGTGTAGCCGAGGACGTTATTCGAAGACTAGAAGTCAAGGGAACGATTTACCGAGTCGCTCAACTCTTACAAAGTGATAAATCTATGACAAAGGATGACGTTGCTTCTCTTGTAAGGCATGGTGCGGAATTGCCTGGTCAATGACCATAGCGAACTTTTTCCGCTATGGTCTATCCTGAAAAGAATTGACTTTCATTGGGATCCATTCCTTTGTCCTTCCCCATGAATCAAAATCTTGCAATCATATTAAATTTTCTTAAAGGGAGCAAAGGCTCACAGGGGACGAATGTAAAATACTACAAGCGAGAACCAAGAGCGAAAGGTGGTTATCGTTATTGGTACACTAAAGAAGCGTATGATCGAGATCACAAAAAACAAGAACCGAAAAAGGAAGGCAAGAAAGAGCCTTCTATTTGGAACAAGGTTGCTAGTTTTTTCGGAGTCAAGCCGACGGAAATCAATGCAAAGATTGAATCGGAATACAAAGAGAATTTGGATGCAATAACTAAGGAAGTTGGACCCGTCTCAAAACAGGATTTCTCCTCTCACCTAGCAGAATATTTAGCAAACAAAACCAAATGGGATTCAAAATTTAAGGCAAAAAAAACCGAGCCTACAAAAGAAACTGCTGAACCAAAAGAAGAGATTGGTGACGACATCGATGCCGTCACCAAAGAGAAACAGGAAAAAACTCCAAAGGGAAAGGTCAAAGAGCAGGCAGATAAATTTCAGGATGGGAAAAAATGGAATCTGAAGCTCATGCAATTCATTGCAAGTAAGTATACTGATTCAAATGAGAAACATGGGGAGGGATCCTCTCAAGAAATTGTAAATAATTTGGAGAAACTTGGATTCACCAAAGAGCAAACTTCAGAAGTAAAAAACGCAACAAAATACAAATACCTTTCACAAAGTGGGAAGGAAGTGAGTTTTTTTTATAAACCTACTGAAGATAAATGGATTTGGTCTCAAGGAACGGGAACTGAAAAATTTTATTCCGAAAAAGATCCTAAACAAGTTTTGTCACAGGCAAAGAACTCTATTGAAAGTCTCGGAGAGCAAGGTATTTCCAATTGGAGTGAAATCCCAAAATCCAAAAAAGATGAATTGGGTAAATTGCTGGATAGTTTGAAAAAGAATTCCAGCTTACCTAAATCCCAAACTGATACTAAGGAACTATCCAAATTAGTCAACGAGCAGGACCCGATTGAAGCTAAAATCGCTCAATCCTGGAATAAAATTGATACCATTCGGAAGGATAAAAGCCTCAGTGAGGATGAGTTTAGGACGGAAATTGAAAAAGCCCGTTCTGAATTAAGATCTGCAATGAAAGAAAAACAGGTGCGTGATGGTTTCAAAACACTTAGCGATCTAGAGAAAGTCGCATTTGAAGCATTGTACAAGGTCGATGCACCTGACACATTTCCTGTTGATGCTAAAGGTAATGTAGACAAGAAAGCAATTTCGAATTACGTTAAAGAAAAACAAGCACTCGATCCAGATGCACGTTCCAAAGCAATGATTGGCAATGATAATGCTAAGAAGGATGGTGCAATAAAAGCAATTTCTGAAATTAAAAAAAAAAGCCCTAAGCTAAGATCGCAAGCACTTCGCATTTCTGGAGACAAACATGTCTATCGACAATCTGTGTCCGGGAAGACTTCAAATAAATTAAAAGAAGTTCCTGCTTCAGATATCTCTACAATTGAGCAATACACTGACGAAAAAAATTATAATCGAAAAGTTATTGAAGGAATCAAATCATCAATTCTTGCCAAAGGATTCGATCCTGGTTCTCCAATTAAGGTTGATAGAGATAAAAACGGTCAAATGACAGTCGTCGATGGGCATCATCGTTTCACAGCCGTAAAAGAACTTATTTCGGAAGCAAAACTTCCAAAAGATACCCCAATCTATGTAATTGAGGAAAAATACAATTCTGAATCTGATCGTTTACTCGCTCAGGTCTCAGCGAACAAAAACAAGCGTGAAGTGGAGCGGTTGGATGATGCAAAAGCCTACGCGAAACTTATAGAGCAAGGAAAGTCCGTACAAGAAATTTCAGAAAGAACAGGAGAGTCTACGGAATATGTCAAAGGAACCATTGCACTCAATAATTTAATTCCAGAACTTAAAGACCTTCTCCGAACCGATGCGAAAAAGAACATCCGTACATCTGATAAAGCAAACGATGGATCCAAAGAGAAAAGGGAATCGATTCCTGAATCATTGGCAATCGTTATCGCAAAAAACGGGATCGATGAAGTAGGCAAGCCCTCACCTACAATCCAAAGAAAGGCGTTCTCATGGTACAATCAAAACAAAGGAAAGGGAATTTCACCTAACCAAGTTAAGTCGTATATTGATAGTCTCAAAGCACAGAATTTTTCCTTCGGGAACGTGGACTCTGCCGGTAGATCTGACGTAGAACAGGAGGCTGTGAAATTTGCAGGTGGCGAGGACAATGCAAAGGCAAATTCAGCAGGCTTCGAAAACTTACTAACGGCAATCCAAAAACCAATTCAGAAATTCCTTGGTGATACAATTACGGATCTCAATGAAGGAAGAGCGAAAGAATTAGCTGCTTCAATAATTGCAACCAAAGGTGAGAGTGCACTGGAAACAGAACTTGCAAGGCTATCTGATGCACTCAATAATATTGCTGCTTTTAGAGATTCATTGAAAAAGAAATTCAGAGAAATAAAAGCAGATTCCCAAACTCCGGATATGTTCGCTTTCAAAAGCTCGATTGGAACTTTCCTCAAAGCTCTGAAAAATAAAAATCAGGTATGTTAAAGTGAGTATTTCCAATGTGTTATCGCAAATCAAAAAGAGGCCTGAAAATTTCCTTCGGTATTTTTCAGTTCTCCGAGAAGCTGCGGAAAAAATCCAGTCTCGATGGCTCTTCATGGCAGGCGAACGAGCGAAACTTGGAGTTAAAGCAGGAGGATTAGGTTGGTGGGGAGTTAAGTATCTTAGTAGAGGTCAGATACAAATCGAACAACAAGGTATTGGATATAAAATATTTTATTCAAAAGGAACTGGGAACTACGATGTTGAAAAAATTGCCGAGAATGGTCGAGGAGCGTTTGATATTGTTCAAAGCCTGTTGAATAATTCAAAAAAAGTCAGAATTTCTAAAGGTGGGAAAAAATATTTAATTGTTCCCATGGCATCTAACGAAAGCCAAACGGACGTAGTCATGAAAATTGTTGGGAGTCACAAAGAAGAGTCTCCAAATGGCGGATTTGTAACTCGGAATAAATATAGTTATACCAAGCTAACAGACAAAAAGAGAGGAACTAAAACATTCCAATTTTCTCAAACGCAAGAAAGAGGTGGAAGAAGTAGTTCAAATCATAATTTGATAATGGTGACTTCGGATTCACAATGGAAGCCTTATCCTGAAATCAAGGGACAGAAATTTTCTGCCAAGATGCAAAAGGTTGCAGATCAGATGCTTACGAGCGAACCCTTTCTCAAGGCACTTGCAGAGGCTATTATCATCGATCTTCAAGAGAATAGAATCAAGGCTCAAAAGGAAAAACGGAAATGATATTATCAATGTGGCAATTGGATCCTGAATTTCGAATTATTCAAGAATTGAAAGCACTCTACTTAGAGACTGGATTGGGAGATAGGGGCATACCATGTGAAAAAATTGTTCACCCGGGACATCCACTGTATTCAATCGCCTCTGTCCCTTCCGGGGAAGGGGCAAAAGACACTGATTCATTTTTCCCAAAAGTTGGGGTGGAATGGACGGATGATGAACCCTCCGATGATTTAGGTGGGAATTACAGAATTTTCCCTTTTGATTCTCAGATTAAAAACAAAATTAGCGCATATAAAAATAAAAAAGATTCTGAATACGAACATTTTGGATACAAACAATTTGATAAGATTCTAAATTCAACTAACTTTGGTATAGTGGAATCTTACACCTCACATATCGTTTCAAATGTAAACATATCTGGTTGGGGAGGAAGCGGTAACAATGGAAGGAAAACGGCCCAAGAATTATACAAGGCGACAATGTCAGTCCTTCCTTTTCTCAAACACAACTTACAAAAGAAATATAAGGCTTCAGTAAGTCTTGAAGGGAAACCTGCTCTTAACGTAGAAGCACCTCAAATCGGAAGAGGTGCATGGGGTTTTGAAGTAATGTTATCAGTAAGGCAAATCAAAAGAGAGTTTAGGTTCACTGAAGGAACTCTCATTGAAAAGGCTGATGTTTACTTTGATGGAGTAGGTACTCTTCCAGGTAGAGAAAAGTTAGGAAAATCAAACGGAAACATGAATTTTCATCCTCTAAAATCAAAAATTTAGTTGATAATTTTGGAGTCTAGTTCCCTTGTCACTTCCCATGCAAGGGACTCAAGATTCTAACGTCGAAACAAAGCAAAAAGCTACAAAAGTCGTGGATTCTTCACCTAACAAAGAATTGGTAAAGGATCCAACTGCAAAATTCATTGAGTCCAAACCTGAACTTGCCCGTTATTCTATGGCGCAAGTATTCCGGGAGTTTTTGGTAAAGAACCATGAAAAGTTTAACGGTTTGAAGGCCAAAGATGATTACGAGAAAGCATTTCAGGAATTTTGGGGAGTGAAAAAGTAAATGGGCGTTTTAGGAAAAGCATTCGAGGGACGTTCTTACGTTCGACCAGGTTCGAGAGGAAAATTTCGTGCTAAGGATCAAATCCCTGGCGATTCTGTTGATCTATTCACTCAATTAATTATTGGGCAAGCCGACAATGGTGTAAATTGTAATGATACAAATTTACCAGATGACGAAAGATATTATATTTTTTACTCGTTCGATGAAGCGAAAAAAGTTCTAGGTGGTGGCGAACTTTTGGAAGCGATTATGCTTGCAGATACTCCATCTAGCGAAGATGATTTTGCACCTGGCCCACAAAGATTTATAGCACTCAATACAAGAGCAAATGTGGCTGCTAGTGCATCCATTCCATCATTAAAATCAGGGCAATCTCATACTCTTACCTTCCCTATCCCTGGTCCAAAAGGTAAAAAAATTCGATTCCGTAAAACGGTAGCGACTAAACAAATTGAGATTGGTGATAATGAAGGTATACTTACCTCCCCTGCTCTTGAACAAAAAGTTTTAACTATATCTTATTCCGGAGATGCGACTTCTGCGATTCTTTCCGTTAATGGAACCGCTTTAATTGTTACTTTGGCAGGTCAAAATGATGGATCACTTTCACTTTCTGTTCCATTTGCTGATTATCCTACAGCCATTGAAGCTGTAGATTATATCAATTCGATTCCATTCTACACTGCATCAATGATGTCCAATGCTACATTTCTGATGTCCAATTTGGATCATGTTGAAACTGAGGATGCAATTTCAGTAAAAAGTCCTGCCATTGCAACTGTCTATGCTGATTTGTTTGCTGAGAAGAATTGGATTGAATCTACAGGATTTGCAGTATTTACAACGGCAGCGACCGTTAAAAAACCTTTTGCAAACAATACAATATTCACCTACCTAACCACTGGTGGTACAACAGGTACGGAAGGAGTAACTGCAGTTAAAGATGCGATTACATTTGCAAAAAAAATTCCTGCAATGTATCGTAATATTCTCGCGTCCTCCTTATCTGACAAAGTGCATTTTAAAACCGCTTGCTTCGATATGATTTCTCCGGATGGAGGAAAGGAAACGATTGGTGGTTGTGGTGGGGATTTGTCGTTATCTGTTGACGCAAGGCGTGAAGAAGCCCGCACTTTGGGCGTTTATTGGATGAACTACGGCCTTGAAAAGTTCGTGGCTTTTGATCTTGCAGGAAATCAAAAAACTTATCCTGGTTATATGCTTTCTGTTTTAGATAATGCAATTTCTGCAGCAAACTCTCCTCGGCATTCCCCAACCTGGAAAGCACTCAATATCTTAAAAAGCGCAGAAAACCTGATTGATTCAGTGCGTGATGCATCAATTCGCGATGGAGCATTGGTTCTCACCAAGAATCCAGTCACGGGTGCATGGGTGATCGAGAGATCTATCACAACCGAACGAAAAGACAATATCATACTCAACGAAAAGAACAGTGTTGCCGTTGCACTAACAATGGTTCGTGAACTTCGGGAAGGATTTAATTCTCGGTTTATCGGTCGTTCAACGGTCGATGAAAATGCGAAAGTCCAAGGTGTGACAGTTGCAGACGTAAAGGGATATGTCGAACAGAGACTTCAATCCTTTGTTGAAAAAGGTTATTTGGTCGGATCCTCGGCTCTTGGTGTTGATGCATTCCAGAAAGATTTCATTGTCGAAGTTGACGGTGATACTTGGTATTTTAGATCGCTCGAAGGTACGGTGATCTCACCAGTGAATTTCATTTTCTACATTCTCTCTCTTGATACTCTCAAAGGAAGTGCATAAGCCATGCCAGATATCTCAATTGGTGACATACCAGATACTTCGATCCTAGTTGGATCCAATGCTCAAGTTTACATAGATGGAAAACTTGCTGCTTATGTGGATGATATTGATGTCGATGAAAACTATAACCAAACTGACATTCGAGCAATTGGTGATTTTTTCCCGAAGGATACAAAAGCATTATTCTTTGATGGCTCATTTTCTGGAAAAATGTGGGTTATCACGGATGAAAAAGATCCAGGCTCAATTGTAAAGTCTCTCCCTGATTTAACTAATATCTTAACTAAAAAAGGGAATTTGTGGGAATTTAGAGAAAAAAGTACTGGGAAAAGAATTATGCGTTGTGTAGCCAAACTCAATACTCGCAGAACAAATATTTCAACTACACAACCAAGTGTTAGAAATGTTTCCTTTAAGATAATTCGAATTCAACACATGGAAGGTGATAACTAAGTATGGGTCTATTCCCTGGAGTCGAAAGAGAATTCCAATTTGAAGTTGATGGTCATAAATTCGGAGGAAAATTCCCTCTTCCTTCCGATCGACGTAACATAGATGTCATTGTCTCACAAAGATTAGGTGGTGCTTCACTTCAGTCCATTCCTTCAGAGACCTATTCTGCCGAGTATGTTTTTGTAACATTAAACTATATTCTTACAGATAGACCGAGGGATATGGAAGGAATGGATTTTGCTGACATACCTGACGAGGAATTCATCCTCAAAGTTTGGACACAATATAATAAACTTCAAAAAGCCTATCAAGTAGGCCTAAAAAAAAATAACCGAACCGTCTTATCTACAAAAGCTTCTGGCAAACAACCTGGACAGCCTACTAAACCTATATCTTCTAAAAGAGTTTCGGATATTGCCGAGAGGCTACAAGACTAGCGAGGATTTCCAAATAGAGGAAAAACTCGCAATATTCATTGCAGAATCCGTTCGCCCCGACTTTGAACAAATTCAAAAGTATATGGGTATAAAAACAAAAATCGAAGAACTCGAGGACCGGCCTTTATCTTATTGGATAGATAATGGTATAAGCCAACTCTCAAAAGCAGACCAAGAAAGAATTGCCCGATCTAAACGAGAGAGCGAGATCATAGAACTAAAACAACAGATAGGAGAGGCATAGTCATGGCTGAAGTACTAATAGATGTAGACAGTATTGCATCGAAACTAGCGCAAAAACTCGGACCAGAAATGGTCGCAGAGATTTCTAAACGCCAAAAGAGTGCTGGCAGTGGTAACGATGATTCTAGTGGTGGATCGAAAAAGGGATCACCGAGTAAGAGGAAAGAAACGAAAAAAGAATCACTTACCGACAAAACAGTTAATAGTTACAAGGAAGGTGCAGAATTAAGCACTCTCGACCAAGACGCCTCAGAGTTAAGATCTGGAAGATTTTCAGGAGTCATCGGTAGAAGAATCGATTCGGCGAAAAAAATAAAAGATAAGATCCAAGAGGAACGTAAGAAACGCGCTGAAAAATACGGCGATGTTAGTCGATCGCAAGACGACAGCAACCATCTTGGAAATCAAATGTCTGGCCAATATGAAATCAATGGCCGTCAAAAATACAATATTTTAGAAGTAAAAGAAGCAAGAATTATGAATATCCACATGAAAGGAGGGTTAGGTGGTTCAGGCTCTTTTGGTGGAGGTGTATCTATTCCAGGACGAGATAATGGCCCTACCCCAGCTTCTCAAGTTAATCAACTTGGCAGCAACATGGAAAAACGCAATGAGGGAGTCTCAAAGGCAGGACAAGGATTCGCAAGCGGTATTGGAATCCCGGTTGTAGGAGCTATTCTAGGGGCAACGGTAGCTGCTATCTCTACAATGGGCGGTATGCACCAACAAGCCCTGCAGGCACAAGAAGGTACATTTAGCGCATATCGTGGGCAAGGCGGTAGACTCGGAAGCGGGATTACGAGCGAGAACGGTATAGTGCGGACGCCAGAATTAGCTCAATTGGGGATAGCGCGCGCGAGAATATTGGGAGGTGATCCAAATTCACAAATAGGGATGAACGCAAGATATGGAACGGGGTTAGGAGTCAGATTTGGTGTTACTCAAGGTCTCGGGGGTTCCGCAGGTGCGGAGCTGTTTGCAAAAATGAGAAAATTTGGCGGGTTCGATGAAAGTGAATCCTCTTTAAAGAAAATCATGTCTGATGGAATTCGATCGGGTTTCAATGGGCTTAGGCAAGCTGAGTTTATGCAACAAGTTACAGGGATATCAGAAAACGCTTATAATTCTGGCATGGGAATTCAATCAGCAGATAAAATCGCGGGTGCCTTTTCCGGTTTGAGTGGTGCTGGTATCCGAGATAATCGATTAAGTTCTGTTTATAGCGCGATGAATGATAATATGACCAAAGACGGAGGTCAAATGAATTCAATGTTAGTCGCTCACCATATGCAACAGAATGGAGGGGATTACTTAGCAGCAATGGCAGCGGCAGAAGAAGGTATGGGAAGTCAGGCGAATATTGGTGCGATCAATAAAATGACACAAGGAATGGATCCAAAAACGAAAGCTATTTGGATGAAAAAACAAGGATTAATCACTGCTACAGAAGGACAAAATTCAATTAGTTTAGGTAAAGATATCTTAACAGAAGCTGGAAAAACAACAACTGTAAGCTTCGAAGGTAGAGATGCAGGAAACGATGTTAGAAATGTTTCGGGCCAAACTCAAATTACACATTCAAATCAATTGGATGCAGCTGCTATGGGAGAAGCCTTTGAAGCTGCATATGCGGTTCAAAACAAAATATTTGATTTGATGATTAAATTAGCAAAATCTGGCAATGAGACCGTCGCAAAATTGAAGAGATATTTGGACTAATGTGATTCAGTCTTCCAATGTTTTTAAACCATTGAACTCAATAATTTTCATAGTCAATTTTATGTTACTTCCAATTTCATAGCTGTAGATGAAGTAATTCACTGGTGGGATTTGAAAAATTGCATTTATTTCGTATTTTTTATTGCGCAATGATTCTTCTTCGATTTTTTCCACTATAGTGGGATGGGTTAGCTGTTTTTTATCGCAGTTAATGGATGCTTGGCTACAAATTGAAACTTCCCCTATTCCGGAAAAAATTTTTCTATCTCCATACTCTTTAAATGTTTCTACGTTTAGGTCTAAGCACGAAAGTCCAAATCTTTTGTTATCAAATTCTCCACCTGTTATTTTCATGAAATCATTTGGGATTATTTGTGTCCCAACAGTTAACATAGCTTTCAATTTGTTTTGGACAATCTTTTCTAACTTTTTTGATTTAATTGATTGCCCATTGTCTCTAAGTTCACCTGCCTCCTTCCCTTTCGCCATCACTTCGCAGAACGCTTTGTTATCGAGGGTTTTGGAGAAGAGGGAGGAAGTAAGGAAAATGCTTAGTAAAATAAATCTAGTCATGGTTAGATTATTGGAAAACCAGCGAGAAGGGTCAATCCCATTCTAAGGTAGAGTACCAGCTTTCTAGTTCCTCTTTGGTTTCTATTGGATGTTTTTTCCCGAATTTACGATGGATTGCGTAATGATAAGGATCTAAGATTCCAGCAGATTGAACTTCACAATTCACGCCGGGGGCAAACTGATATTTCTTTACTGTTTGATTCCATCCTTTCCCAATCCAAATAACTGGTATGAGATTCCCTTTCGTCCCTCGAAATGCGAAATCTTCATTATTGTAATACTTACTTTCCTGATATTCTTTCTTTGTTTTAAAAACTAAACATTTTTTAGTTTCAAAATCAGTGGTTTGTAAAATTGCATAATCACGACCTCTTTTACTAAATCTCGTAACTTGGCTAAATAAAGTGCAAAATGTATACAACCATTTCCAATCAAAGTGGTGGCGGTTTTTAAGAAGATTAAATTGTGAATATAGCCATTTCGCAACTTCTGTTTCGATTTGATCCCGATGGTGATATCTGAAAAAGTTAATCTCTACATATTTAATTTTATGAAGAATTCTAGCAAAAAAACCCTCTGGTTCATCAATAAAGAGCGATTCTATATTTGTGCCAAG
Encoded proteins:
- a CDS encoding ParB/RepB/Spo0J family partition protein is translated as MNQNLAIILNFLKGSKGSQGTNVKYYKREPRAKGGYRYWYTKEAYDRDHKKQEPKKEGKKEPSIWNKVASFFGVKPTEINAKIESEYKENLDAITKEVGPVSKQDFSSHLAEYLANKTKWDSKFKAKKTEPTKETAEPKEEIGDDIDAVTKEKQEKTPKGKVKEQADKFQDGKKWNLKLMQFIASKYTDSNEKHGEGSSQEIVNNLEKLGFTKEQTSEVKNATKYKYLSQSGKEVSFFYKPTEDKWIWSQGTGTEKFYSEKDPKQVLSQAKNSIESLGEQGISNWSEIPKSKKDELGKLLDSLKKNSSLPKSQTDTKELSKLVNEQDPIEAKIAQSWNKIDTIRKDKSLSEDEFRTEIEKARSELRSAMKEKQVRDGFKTLSDLEKVAFEALYKVDAPDTFPVDAKGNVDKKAISNYVKEKQALDPDARSKAMIGNDNAKKDGAIKAISEIKKKSPKLRSQALRISGDKHVYRQSVSGKTSNKLKEVPASDISTIEQYTDEKNYNRKVIEGIKSSILAKGFDPGSPIKVDRDKNGQMTVVDGHHRFTAVKELISEAKLPKDTPIYVIEEKYNSESDRLLAQVSANKNKREVERLDDAKAYAKLIEQGKSVQEISERTGESTEYVKGTIALNNLIPELKDLLRTDAKKNIRTSDKANDGSKEKRESIPESLAIVIAKNGIDEVGKPSPTIQRKAFSWYNQNKGKGISPNQVKSYIDSLKAQNFSFGNVDSAGRSDVEQEAVKFAGGEDNAKANSAGFENLLTAIQKPIQKFLGDTITDLNEGRAKELAASIIATKGESALETELARLSDALNNIAAFRDSLKKKFREIKADSQTPDMFAFKSSIGTFLKALKNKNQVC